The DNA region TCCCGGCTGCCTTTTGCGGCTGGAAGTTGGAAGCAACGAAGCGTGTTGGAGGCAACCCACCTGCTGATTAGGTGCAGGTTATAACTTGGCTGCTGCCCCCTGGGCGGGATCATTTTATTTGCGATCTAAAATTTTCAACACCCTGTTGGAGCGGACAACGCTGTCCGCTCCTTTTTCATTCCCCCACCTACATTCATCCGCCCACCGTACCCATGTAAAACTCCCGTGTCCTTGCGAGGCCAGTTCTCACACTGGCTGTGGCAATCCGTCTCCCCCGTCCTCAAAAACACCTTCTCTTTTCACTCTTCACGCCTCCCTCTTCCCTCATTTTTCCCCTCATTTCCTTTTTCCTCTTGCAAAAGTCACGCAAAGCCTATATAATGGTCAGGAATGTTACTGTCATTGACCCGAACGGTATATCATCAAACGAGAGGAATGAACCATCCATGAGTGCATCCAGAGAAAAGAAAAACCGCCAGACCTTTGCCGCCAGCGGCGCCGTTGACCCCAAGGCCGTCCGTGCCGCCGAAGAGAAGGCCAAGCAGCGCAAGTCCAATATCCTCTATATTTCCGTGGCCGTGGCCTTTGTGCTGGTGGCCGCCTTCGTCCTGATTTGGAACTCCGCGGCCCTCCAGCGCAGCAAGACCGCCCTCACCATCGGCGAGACCAAGTATACCACCGCTCAGGTGCAGTATGCCTACCACGCCGCTTACAACGATGTCCGCTCCTCCAGCTATGTCAGCTATATGGGCCTGGACACCAGCAAGTCCCTCAGCAGCCAGACCCTGTCCGACACGGCCAAGGCTCTTCTGGGCGTTACCGACCAGGGCTCCCTCACCTGGAGCCAGTATCTGCTGAATAAGGCCAAGTCCGACCTTCAAGCCACCCAGTCTCTCCAGGCCGCCGCCGATAAGGAAAACTACACCTGGACCGACCATATGCAGGCCGAGTATGACAAGCTTGTAGACACCGTCAAGTCCTCCGCCAAGAACGCCGGCTATTCCTATAAGAATTATATTAAGGCCATGTACGGCAGCCTGGTCACCCCCGGCGTGTTCGAGGACATGACCAAGACCTCTATTCTCCTGTCCGACTATCAGAATGATTACAAGGACTCCCTCACCTACACCGACGAGGAGATCAGCCAGTATTACGAGGATCATAAGTCCACCTTCGATGTAGCCGCCTATGACTACATCCGCTTCACCGGCTCCGCCACCTCCACCAAGGATGCCAGCGGCAACACCGTTGAGCCCACCGACGAGCAGGCCCAGGCCGCCAAGGATACCGCTAAGGCCGCTGCCGACGCCGCCCTGGCCCGCTTCCAAAACGGCGAGGACCTGGAGACTATCTCCAAGGACTACGACATCGCCTCCTTTGTCACCCAGGACGAGGGCTCCAACGGTACCGACACCGTTTCCGCCTGGGTCTTTGACATCACCCGCACCCCCGGCGAAAGTGCTGTCATCGACGATGGCACCAACTATTATGTGGTCCACTTTAAGTCCATGAGCCGTCAGGAGTACAACACCATTGATGTCCGGCACATCCTGGCTCGTGTGGACTACTCCTCTCTGGACAAAAAATCCGACACCTATGAGCAGGATCTGGCCGATCTGAAGGCCCAGAAGAAGGCCGAAGCCGAGAAGATCTATCAGGAGTGGAAGGATGGCGACGCCACCGAGGAATCCTTCGCCGCCCTGGCCGATAAGTACTC from Vescimonas fastidiosa includes:
- a CDS encoding peptidylprolyl isomerase, with product MSASREKKNRQTFAASGAVDPKAVRAAEEKAKQRKSNILYISVAVAFVLVAAFVLIWNSAALQRSKTALTIGETKYTTAQVQYAYHAAYNDVRSSSYVSYMGLDTSKSLSSQTLSDTAKALLGVTDQGSLTWSQYLLNKAKSDLQATQSLQAAADKENYTWTDHMQAEYDKLVDTVKSSAKNAGYSYKNYIKAMYGSLVTPGVFEDMTKTSILLSDYQNDYKDSLTYTDEEISQYYEDHKSTFDVAAYDYIRFTGSATSTKDASGNTVEPTDEQAQAAKDTAKAAADAALARFQNGEDLETISKDYDIASFVTQDEGSNGTDTVSAWVFDITRTPGESAVIDDGTNYYVVHFKSMSRQEYNTIDVRHILARVDYSSLDKKSDTYEQDLADLKAQKKAEAEKIYQEWKDGDATEESFAALADKYSADSPEGGLYTQVYHNMMVTEFNDWCFDAARQPGDTDIVETTYGYHIMYFVGQDLPYWKVRVTNTLKTNDFNDWYKGLQQDYTVTEGSGMKFVG